The following proteins are co-located in the Bacillus pumilus genome:
- the pdhB gene encoding pyruvate dehydrogenase complex E1 component subunit beta → MAQMTMIQAITDALRTELKNDENVLVFGEDVGKNGGVFRATEGLQKEFGEDRVFDTPLAESGIGGLAIGLGLQEFRPVMEIQFFGFVYEVLDSVSGQMARMRYRSGGRWHSPVTIRSPFGGGVHTPELHADSLEGLIAQQPGIKVVIPSTPYDAKGLLISAIRDNDPVVFLEHMKLYRSFRQEVPEEEYTIEIGKADVKREGSDLSIITYGAMVHESLKAAEELEKEGVSAEVIDLRTVSPLDIETIIASVEKTGRAIVVQEAQKQAGIAANVVAEINDRAILSLEAPVLRVAAPDTVFAFSQAESVWLPNHKDVLETAKKVLEF, encoded by the coding sequence ATGGCGCAAATGACAATGATTCAAGCGATCACTGATGCGTTACGCACAGAACTGAAAAATGACGAAAACGTTCTCGTTTTCGGAGAAGACGTTGGTAAAAACGGCGGCGTATTCCGTGCGACTGAAGGATTGCAAAAAGAGTTTGGTGAGGATCGTGTATTCGATACTCCACTTGCTGAATCTGGTATTGGCGGTCTTGCAATTGGCCTTGGACTACAAGAATTCCGCCCAGTAATGGAAATTCAATTCTTCGGATTCGTTTACGAAGTATTAGATTCTGTTTCTGGACAAATGGCTCGTATGCGTTACCGTTCTGGCGGACGCTGGCATTCTCCAGTGACAATCCGTTCACCATTCGGCGGAGGGGTTCATACTCCTGAGCTTCACGCTGACAGCTTAGAAGGTCTTATCGCACAACAGCCTGGTATCAAGGTTGTCATTCCTTCAACACCTTACGATGCAAAAGGACTATTAATTTCTGCAATCCGTGACAACGATCCGGTTGTGTTCCTTGAGCATATGAAACTTTATCGCTCTTTCCGTCAGGAAGTTCCTGAAGAAGAGTACACAATTGAAATCGGTAAAGCTGACGTGAAACGTGAAGGTTCTGACCTTTCAATCATCACTTACGGTGCAATGGTTCACGAATCACTTAAAGCTGCTGAAGAACTTGAAAAAGAAGGCGTTTCTGCTGAAGTGATCGACCTTCGTACAGTAAGCCCGCTTGATATTGAAACAATCATCGCTTCTGTTGAAAAAACAGGTCGTGCGATCGTTGTTCAAGAAGCACAAAAACAAGCTGGTATTGCTGCAAACGTAGTAGCTGAAATCAATGACAGAGCAATTCTTAGCCTAGAAGCACCAGTACTTCGTGTAGCTGCACCTGATACTGTATTTGCTTTCTCTCAAGCTGAGAGCGTATGGCTTCCAAACCATAAAGACGTGCTTGAAACAGCTAAGAAAGTTCTTGAATTTTAA
- a CDS encoding dihydrolipoamide acetyltransferase family protein — MAFEFKLPDIGEGIHEGEIVKWFVKPNDEINEDDVLAEVQNDKAVVEIPSPVKGKVLELKVEEGTVATVGQTIITFDAPGYENLQFKGNEEEGEAKTEAQVQGTAEAGNEPEKKEVAQEEAAAATGAGAQEQVDADPNKRVIAMPSVRKYAREKGVEIYKVAGTGKNGRVLKEDIDSFVNGGSATQEAAPQAAESAKEEAAPKAAAAPVLEGEFPETREKMSGIRKAIAKAMVNSKHTAPHVTLMDEVDVTNLVAHRKQFKQVAADQGIKLTYLPYVVKALTSALKKYPVLNTSIDDKTDEVVQKHYYNIGIAADTEKGLLVPVVKNADRKAIFEVSNEINELATKARDGKLAPAEMKGASCTITNIGSAGGQWFTPVINHPEVAILGIGRIAEKAVVRDGEIVAAPVLALSLSFDHRMIDGATAQNALNHIKRLLNDPQLILMEA; from the coding sequence GTGGCATTTGAATTTAAACTTCCGGACATCGGAGAAGGTATCCACGAAGGTGAGATCGTTAAGTGGTTTGTAAAACCAAACGACGAAATCAATGAAGATGACGTTTTAGCAGAGGTACAAAACGATAAAGCAGTTGTAGAAATTCCTTCACCTGTTAAAGGAAAAGTATTAGAATTAAAAGTTGAAGAGGGAACAGTTGCAACTGTAGGACAAACAATCATTACGTTCGATGCACCTGGTTACGAAAATCTTCAATTTAAAGGCAACGAAGAAGAAGGCGAAGCAAAAACTGAAGCTCAAGTACAAGGTACTGCTGAAGCTGGTAACGAGCCAGAGAAGAAAGAAGTAGCACAAGAAGAAGCGGCAGCAGCAACTGGCGCAGGCGCACAAGAGCAAGTAGATGCTGATCCAAACAAGCGCGTAATTGCTATGCCATCTGTACGTAAATATGCTCGTGAAAAAGGCGTTGAAATTTACAAAGTTGCAGGTACTGGTAAAAACGGCCGCGTGCTAAAAGAAGATATCGACAGCTTCGTTAATGGTGGTTCTGCAACTCAAGAAGCAGCACCTCAAGCAGCTGAAAGTGCGAAAGAAGAAGCGGCTCCAAAAGCGGCAGCAGCTCCAGTTCTAGAAGGAGAATTCCCAGAAACTCGCGAGAAAATGAGCGGAATCCGCAAAGCGATCGCGAAAGCAATGGTGAACTCTAAGCATACAGCTCCTCACGTAACATTAATGGATGAAGTTGATGTAACAAACCTTGTTGCACATCGTAAACAATTCAAACAAGTTGCAGCTGATCAAGGAATCAAGTTAACTTACTTGCCTTACGTTGTAAAAGCTCTAACTTCTGCTTTGAAAAAGTACCCAGTACTTAACACTTCTATCGATGATAAAACAGATGAAGTTGTTCAAAAGCATTACTACAATATCGGAATTGCAGCTGACACTGAAAAAGGCCTGCTTGTTCCAGTTGTGAAAAATGCAGATCGCAAAGCGATTTTCGAAGTGTCTAACGAAATCAATGAGCTTGCAACAAAAGCACGTGATGGTAAATTGGCTCCAGCTGAAATGAAAGGTGCATCTTGCACAATCACAAACATCGGTTCTGCTGGTGGACAATGGTTTACTCCAGTCATCAACCACCCAGAAGTAGCGATCCTTGGTATTGGCCGTATCGCTGAAAAAGCGGTTGTTCGTGATGGCGAAATCGTTGCAGCTCCAGTCTTAGCTCTTTCCCTAAGCTTTGACCACCGTATGATTGACGGAGCTACTGCGCAAAATGCCCTTAACCACATCAAGCGTTTATTGAATGATCCACAATTAATTTTAATGGAGGCGTAA
- the lpdA gene encoding dihydrolipoyl dehydrogenase, translating to MVVGDFPIETDTLIIGAGPGGYVAAIRAAQLGQKVTIVEKGTLGGVCLNVGCIPSKALINAGHRFENAKHSEDMGIKAENVTVDFTKVQEWKASVVSKLTGGVQGLLKGNKVDIVKGEAYFVDSNSVRVMDENSAQTYTFKNAILATGSRPIELPTFKYTDRVINSTGALALKEVPKKLVVIGGGYIGTELGTAYANFGTEVVILEGGDEILPGFEKQMSSLVKRNLKKKGNVEIHTNALAKGVKETSDGVTVTFEVKGEEKTVDADYVLVTVGRRPNTDELGLEQVGVELTDRGVVKTDKQCRTSVSNIYAIGDIVDGPPLAHKASYEGKIAAEAIAGEPAEIDYLGIPAVVFSEPELATVGYTEAEAKEEGIEIVAAKFPFAANGRALSLDATDGFMKMITRKEDGLVIGAQIAGVGASDMISELSLAIEAGVTAEDIAMTIHAHPTLGEITMETAEVAIGSPIHIVK from the coding sequence ATGGTAGTAGGAGATTTCCCAATCGAAACAGATACTCTTATCATCGGTGCAGGTCCTGGTGGATATGTAGCTGCTATTCGTGCTGCACAGCTTGGACAAAAAGTAACAATCGTTGAAAAAGGAACGCTTGGCGGCGTATGCTTAAACGTCGGCTGTATCCCTTCAAAAGCATTAATCAATGCTGGTCATCGTTTCGAGAATGCAAAGCATTCTGAAGACATGGGTATCAAAGCTGAAAACGTAACAGTTGATTTCACAAAAGTTCAAGAGTGGAAAGCTTCTGTTGTGAGCAAATTAACAGGTGGAGTTCAAGGTCTTCTAAAAGGAAATAAAGTAGACATCGTCAAAGGTGAAGCTTATTTCGTAGACAGCAACTCTGTACGTGTAATGGATGAAAATTCAGCACAGACTTACACTTTCAAAAACGCAATTCTTGCAACTGGATCTCGTCCAATTGAATTGCCTACATTTAAATACACGGACCGCGTGATCAACTCAACTGGTGCTTTAGCGCTTAAAGAAGTACCTAAAAAGTTAGTTGTTATCGGTGGTGGATACATCGGTACCGAGCTTGGAACTGCTTATGCAAACTTTGGAACAGAAGTTGTCATCCTTGAAGGTGGAGACGAAATCCTTCCAGGTTTCGAAAAGCAAATGAGCTCTTTGGTTAAACGTAACCTGAAGAAAAAAGGAAACGTTGAAATCCATACAAACGCTCTTGCAAAAGGCGTTAAAGAAACATCTGATGGTGTCACTGTTACTTTCGAAGTAAAAGGTGAAGAAAAAACAGTTGATGCTGATTACGTACTTGTAACGGTTGGTCGTCGTCCAAACACTGATGAGCTTGGTCTTGAACAAGTTGGTGTTGAATTGACAGACCGTGGAGTTGTCAAAACTGACAAACAATGCCGTACAAGCGTATCTAACATCTATGCAATTGGTGACATCGTTGATGGACCACCACTTGCACACAAAGCTTCTTACGAAGGTAAAATTGCAGCTGAAGCCATCGCTGGAGAGCCAGCTGAAATTGATTACCTTGGTATTCCTGCTGTTGTATTCTCTGAGCCAGAACTTGCAACTGTTGGATACACTGAAGCAGAAGCGAAAGAAGAAGGAATCGAAATCGTTGCAGCGAAATTCCCATTTGCAGCTAACGGACGTGCACTTTCTCTTGACGCAACTGATGGCTTCATGAAAATGATCACTCGTAAAGAGGATGGTCTAGTCATCGGTGCACAAATTGCAGGTGTTGGCGCTTCTGATATGATTTCAGAGCTTAGCCTTGCAATTGAAGCTGGAGTGACTGCTGAAGATATCGCAATGACAATTCATGCTCACCCAACATTAGGTGAAATCACAATGGAAACGGCTGAAGTAGCAATTGGAAGCCCAATCCATATCGTGAAATAA
- a CDS encoding GapA-binding peptide SR1P, which translates to MGTIICQDCNETIDQFENEKVTTLYGTCGHCHCGDEASE; encoded by the coding sequence GTGGGTACAATTATTTGTCAAGATTGCAATGAAACCATTGATCAATTTGAGAATGAAAAAGTGACAACGCTATATGGAACGTGTGGTCACTGTCATTGCGGTGATGAAGCCTCTGAATAA
- a CDS encoding aminotransferase class I/II-fold pyridoxal phosphate-dependent enzyme: MSQHDTPLYTGLKKHAATNPVQFHIPGHKKGAGMDPEFRAFIGDSALSIDLINIEPLDDLHSPRGMIKEAQELAAEAFGADHTFFSIQGTSGAIMTMVMTVCGPGDKIIVPRNVHKSIMSAIVFSGAVPVFIHPEIDKELGISHGITPDSAKKALTEHPDAKGLLVINPTYFGISADLKTIVEIAHSFNVPVLVDEAHGVHIHFHDELPLSAMQAGADMAATSVHKLGGSLTQSSILNMKEGLVSKDRVQSILSMLTTTSTSYLLLASLDVARKRLATEGKALADEAIRLSELARNRLNQIDGITCIGQEILGSASTYDYDPTKLIISIKDLGLNGHDVEKWLRESYRIEVELSDLYNILCIVTPGDSDETIDTLVTAMKEIAATSTCEGGKQAVTEVLLPEIPSLAMTPRDAFYATTEVIPFKEAAGRIIAEFVMVYPPGIPIFIPGEIITEENVSYIFKNIEIGLPVQGPEDSTLEMIRVIKEQKPIL; this comes from the coding sequence TTGTCACAACATGATACACCCTTATACACTGGACTAAAAAAACACGCTGCAACCAATCCAGTCCAATTTCACATTCCAGGCCATAAAAAAGGAGCCGGAATGGATCCTGAATTTAGAGCATTCATTGGTGATAGTGCATTAAGCATTGATCTCATTAATATAGAACCTCTCGATGATTTACATTCGCCTCGAGGGATGATAAAAGAAGCACAAGAGCTAGCTGCTGAAGCATTCGGTGCTGATCATACGTTTTTCTCCATTCAAGGAACAAGCGGCGCGATCATGACAATGGTGATGACGGTCTGTGGACCTGGAGATAAAATCATTGTTCCTCGTAACGTCCATAAATCAATTATGTCCGCTATTGTATTTTCTGGCGCAGTTCCTGTTTTTATTCACCCAGAAATCGATAAAGAGCTTGGTATCTCACACGGCATTACACCAGACTCAGCCAAAAAAGCACTGACTGAGCACCCAGATGCAAAAGGCTTACTTGTGATTAACCCAACATATTTTGGCATTTCTGCTGACTTAAAAACGATCGTAGAGATTGCCCATTCATTTAATGTACCTGTCCTTGTGGACGAAGCGCACGGTGTGCATATTCACTTTCACGATGAGCTTCCGCTGTCTGCGATGCAGGCAGGTGCCGACATGGCGGCAACAAGCGTCCATAAACTCGGCGGCTCACTCACCCAAAGCTCTATTTTAAATATGAAGGAAGGACTTGTTTCAAAGGACCGCGTGCAATCGATTTTGAGCATGCTGACGACAACATCCACTTCTTATTTGCTCTTAGCGTCACTAGATGTCGCTAGAAAGCGTTTAGCCACTGAAGGAAAGGCGCTCGCAGATGAAGCGATTCGTTTGTCTGAATTAGCGAGAAACCGTCTGAATCAAATTGACGGCATTACCTGTATTGGTCAGGAAATACTCGGTTCAGCTTCTACTTACGATTATGACCCAACGAAATTAATTATCTCGATTAAAGACCTGGGGCTAAATGGCCATGATGTCGAAAAATGGCTGAGAGAAAGCTACCGAATTGAAGTGGAACTCTCTGACCTTTACAACATTTTATGTATCGTGACCCCTGGCGATTCTGATGAGACGATTGATACGCTTGTAACGGCTATGAAGGAAATTGCCGCAACTTCAACATGTGAGGGAGGCAAACAAGCCGTGACGGAAGTGTTACTGCCTGAGATCCCATCGCTAGCAATGACGCCGCGTGACGCCTTTTACGCCACAACAGAAGTGATTCCATTTAAAGAAGCGGCTGGCCGCATCATTGCAGAGTTTGTCATGGTATACCCGCCAGGCATTCCGATTTTTATCCCAGGCGAAATTATCACAGAAGAAAATGTCTCGTATATCTTTAAAAATATTGAAATTGGTCTCCCTGTCCAAGGACCTGAAGATTCAACACTAGAGATGATCCGTGTCATTAAGGAACAAAAACCAATTTTATAA
- a CDS encoding UPF0223 family protein — translation MEYQYPMDVDWTTEEKIAVISFFQAVEKAYEKGIAKQELLNAYKRFKEVVPSKAEEKTHSAAFEKGSGYSPYRTVKRAREAEEAAIIRM, via the coding sequence ATGGAATATCAATATCCAATGGATGTCGACTGGACAACAGAGGAAAAGATTGCGGTCATTTCGTTTTTTCAAGCCGTTGAAAAAGCGTATGAAAAAGGAATTGCCAAGCAGGAATTATTAAATGCTTATAAACGATTTAAAGAGGTTGTGCCATCGAAAGCAGAGGAAAAGACGCACTCTGCGGCGTTTGAAAAAGGAAGCGGGTATTCTCCTTATCGCACAGTGAAAAGGGCTAGAGAGGCAGAAGAAGCAGCGATTATACGCATGTAA
- a CDS encoding DUF1054 domain-containing protein, whose product MSEMRFRDEDFETFTVDGLDERMTVLKERVRPKLEALGDHFAPLLSSITGDEMFVHVAKHARRSVNPPNDTWVAFANSKRGYKKLPHFQIGLWKTHVFVWFALIYESPVKGEYGQLFEKELDTIQQKIPQDFVWSKDHMKPDVLRHSELDAEQLKTLFERVQTVKKAELLCGIQMPREEVVQMNNEEFLSKIEEAFRTLTYLYRFTQKESV is encoded by the coding sequence ATGAGTGAGATGCGTTTTAGAGATGAAGATTTTGAGACATTCACAGTTGACGGTTTAGATGAACGAATGACCGTATTAAAAGAAAGAGTCCGTCCAAAGCTTGAGGCACTTGGCGATCATTTTGCACCGCTTCTTTCTTCTATTACAGGAGATGAGATGTTTGTACACGTAGCAAAGCATGCGAGAAGATCAGTCAACCCGCCAAATGATACGTGGGTTGCTTTTGCAAACAGTAAGCGCGGGTATAAAAAGCTCCCTCATTTTCAAATTGGGCTTTGGAAAACTCATGTATTTGTATGGTTTGCGCTTATTTATGAATCTCCGGTTAAAGGTGAGTATGGACAATTATTCGAAAAAGAGCTAGACACCATCCAGCAGAAAATACCGCAAGATTTCGTTTGGTCTAAAGATCATATGAAACCAGACGTACTGCGTCACAGTGAGCTTGATGCTGAACAGCTGAAAACACTATTTGAACGTGTTCAAACGGTAAAGAAAGCCGAACTCCTTTGCGGCATTCAAATGCCTAGAGAAGAAGTCGTTCAAATGAATAATGAAGAGTTTTTATCGAAAATCGAAGAAGCCTTCCGCACGTTGACTTATCTATACCGCTTTACACAGAAAGAATCTGTATAA